Proteins found in one Bremerella volcania genomic segment:
- a CDS encoding HEAT repeat domain-containing protein — MPSQSHLKSLCKSLIIAAMIGAGSCAVAQAEIFHLTSGGTIEGTLLNPDESPRSTYQVQTDSGTLILGRTTVREVVAFSAQLKQYEQFLPRMPDTIEGQFQMAKWCDQNNLPEKRDYHYNEILKREPDNLEARKALGYERFQNKWIIRDDWMRKQGYVRDGGRWRFPQDIKMTENDRSIEDQQVEWRKQVRIWRSWLKRGGDKAQEAAQELRKVTDPNAGLAVIELLEDETHPAVRELLVEALSNIKTPQTTMALVQLAANDPNDSLRDRATIGLEQRDNQVAVSYLIGQLKSSDNTVVNRAAIVLGRLKHPASILPLMDALVTTHKFQVTRGTQPGRTNAAFDSTGGGGMSFGQEKPKIIEQDLKNQGVRVALKQVLEEEVDYQFDEMAWKTWYANKKMPLNVDLRRD, encoded by the coding sequence GTGCCGAGCCAGAGTCACCTCAAATCGCTATGCAAATCCCTGATCATCGCTGCGATGATTGGCGCGGGCAGCTGCGCGGTTGCTCAGGCCGAGATCTTTCATTTGACCAGTGGTGGAACGATCGAAGGGACTCTCCTGAATCCGGATGAATCACCGCGATCGACGTATCAGGTTCAGACTGACAGCGGAACACTTATTCTCGGACGAACGACCGTTCGCGAGGTTGTCGCGTTCTCGGCCCAGCTAAAACAATACGAGCAGTTCCTTCCTCGCATGCCAGACACCATTGAAGGCCAATTTCAGATGGCCAAGTGGTGCGATCAAAACAACCTGCCAGAGAAACGCGATTACCACTACAACGAGATTCTGAAACGCGAGCCCGACAACCTCGAAGCACGCAAGGCGCTCGGCTACGAACGCTTTCAAAACAAGTGGATCATTCGCGACGACTGGATGCGCAAGCAAGGTTACGTACGTGACGGTGGGCGTTGGCGGTTTCCGCAAGACATCAAGATGACCGAGAACGATCGCAGCATCGAAGATCAGCAGGTCGAATGGCGGAAGCAGGTTCGCATTTGGCGATCGTGGCTCAAGCGTGGTGGTGACAAGGCGCAGGAGGCTGCCCAGGAACTGCGAAAGGTCACCGATCCCAACGCGGGGCTGGCCGTGATTGAATTGCTGGAAGATGAAACCCACCCCGCCGTGCGAGAACTTCTGGTGGAAGCCTTGTCGAACATCAAAACGCCGCAAACCACGATGGCCTTGGTGCAACTGGCCGCGAACGATCCCAACGATTCACTCCGTGACCGAGCCACCATCGGGCTCGAGCAGCGAGATAATCAGGTTGCGGTGAGTTATCTCATCGGACAGCTCAAGAGTTCGGACAATACGGTCGTCAATCGGGCTGCGATTGTCTTAGGACGACTGAAGCACCCCGCCAGTATTCTTCCTCTGATGGATGCCCTGGTGACCACGCACAAGTTTCAAGTGACGCGTGGAACGCAGCCGGGCCGTACGAACGCCGCGTTCGATAGCACCGGCGGCGGTGGGATGTCGTTTGGTCAGGAAAAGCCGAAGATCATCGAGCAAGATCTCAAGAACCAGGGAGTGCGCGTGGCATTGAAACAGGTCCTCGAAGAGGAAGTCGACTATCAATTCGACGAGATGGCCTGGAAGACCTGGTACGCCAATAAGAAGATGCCGCTGAACGTCGATCTCCGCCGAGATTAG
- a CDS encoding acyl-CoA thioesterase, translating to MLTNIYHHKIDVVTDDIDLQGHVNNLVYLKWMQDAAVAHSLEKGWGHDEYGKLGCSWVVRAHQIEYRYPAFENDQLEVVTWVDSFRRASCVRKYEILRMRDQKILAVAQTNWAFVDLEKRMPARVPQEVIEAFKSGPMAQTS from the coding sequence ATGCTTACCAATATCTATCATCACAAAATCGATGTCGTAACCGACGACATCGACCTTCAGGGGCACGTCAACAACCTCGTCTACTTGAAGTGGATGCAAGATGCTGCCGTGGCTCATTCCCTGGAAAAAGGGTGGGGGCATGACGAGTACGGCAAGTTAGGTTGCAGTTGGGTTGTCCGGGCCCATCAAATCGAGTACCGCTACCCGGCGTTTGAGAACGACCAGCTTGAGGTCGTCACCTGGGTCGATTCATTCCGCCGGGCATCGTGCGTCCGCAAGTATGAGATTCTTCGTATGCGAGATCAAAAAATACTCGCCGTCGCGCAAACGAATTGGGCATTTGTCGACCTGGAAAAAAGGATGCCGGCACGCGTCCCCCAAGAGGTCATCGAGGCGTTCAAGTCCGGTCCCATGGCCCAAACGTCGTAG
- a CDS encoding HAD family hydrolase, translated as MEFEGYIFDLDGTLADTMPAHYLSWRKITQKHGLEFSEDRFYSLGGVPTERIFNILAEEQGKTLNAAECAHEKENAFVDLISEVGPIEPVLEVVRLNHGKVPMAVATGAMRWVMERILDQLEIADYFQAFVCSEDTKRHKPFPDVFLEAATRLGVAPEKCCVYEDAQLGIEAGQAAGMHVIDVREFHTPRRITAGA; from the coding sequence GTGGAATTTGAAGGCTACATTTTTGACTTGGATGGCACCCTGGCCGATACGATGCCAGCCCACTATTTGTCGTGGCGAAAGATCACGCAGAAGCATGGGCTGGAGTTTTCGGAAGATCGCTTCTATTCGCTGGGGGGAGTTCCGACCGAACGCATATTCAATATTTTGGCCGAGGAACAAGGCAAAACGCTCAATGCGGCCGAATGTGCTCACGAAAAAGAGAACGCCTTCGTCGATTTGATCTCGGAAGTCGGACCGATCGAGCCGGTTCTGGAAGTCGTTCGACTCAATCACGGCAAAGTCCCGATGGCGGTTGCCACTGGGGCCATGCGGTGGGTGATGGAGCGAATTCTGGACCAGTTGGAAATCGCCGACTATTTCCAGGCGTTCGTTTGCTCGGAAGATACCAAGCGTCATAAGCCGTTTCCGGACGTCTTCCTAGAAGCGGCGACGCGACTGGGGGTTGCTCCTGAAAAGTGCTGCGTCTACGAAGATGCTCAACTCGGAATCGAAGCCGGTCAGGCGGCCGGAATGCACGTGATCGATGTCCGAGAGTTTCACACCCCGCGACGGATCACGGCCGGGGCTTAG
- a CDS encoding PQQ-binding-like beta-propeller repeat protein, with protein MRLPFYLSFCLTLLSWNTLSADINWPEFRGSDGNGANFSAEVPTDLSDPQNIAWKAEPHGKGWSSPVVWGDQLWITTATEDGKQQYALCYDRNTGEKKFDLLLFENEEVDEAHMTNSYASCTPAIEEGRIYVHFGRYGTACLDTKTGKKLWERRDLPCDHHRGPASSPVIDDKNMYVAFDGFDVQYVVALDKETGKTVWKTDRNIKYNTDNGDWMKAYGTGLLIEHAGRRQLIYPSAYATQSFDPETGDILWSIQHGGMNAAIRPIYRHGLVYVFPGHGKNLLVAVDPSGSGDVTASHVKWSAGKGVPLRPGPVFIEDKIYMLDDDGVVSCRDAKSGDVDWIKRIGGNYRASLVCAGENLYAFTDDGHATVFKASPEEYIEISQADFPSGFQASGVPLDDSLYLRSVKGLYCFRKPKP; from the coding sequence ATGCGTCTGCCGTTTTACCTTTCTTTCTGCCTGACACTGCTTTCGTGGAATACTCTGTCGGCTGATATCAACTGGCCAGAGTTTCGCGGCTCGGATGGGAATGGAGCCAACTTTTCGGCCGAAGTTCCCACCGACTTGAGCGATCCCCAGAATATCGCCTGGAAGGCGGAACCACACGGCAAGGGCTGGTCGTCCCCCGTCGTCTGGGGAGATCAACTGTGGATCACGACCGCCACGGAAGATGGCAAACAACAGTACGCGCTCTGTTACGACCGAAACACGGGCGAGAAGAAGTTCGACCTGTTGCTCTTCGAGAACGAAGAAGTCGACGAAGCGCACATGACCAACAGCTACGCTTCGTGCACCCCGGCAATCGAAGAAGGCCGCATCTATGTTCACTTCGGCCGATACGGCACGGCCTGCCTCGACACGAAGACGGGAAAGAAACTCTGGGAGCGGCGTGACCTTCCTTGCGATCATCACCGGGGTCCGGCATCTTCCCCCGTCATTGACGACAAGAACATGTATGTTGCCTTCGACGGGTTCGATGTGCAGTACGTTGTCGCCCTGGATAAAGAGACCGGCAAGACCGTTTGGAAGACCGATCGCAACATCAAATACAACACCGACAACGGTGACTGGATGAAGGCCTATGGAACTGGCCTGCTGATCGAACATGCCGGACGTCGACAGCTGATCTATCCCAGCGCCTATGCGACGCAATCGTTCGATCCCGAGACGGGTGATATCCTATGGAGCATACAGCACGGAGGCATGAATGCGGCCATTCGCCCGATCTATCGTCACGGGCTGGTCTATGTATTCCCTGGCCATGGCAAGAACCTGCTGGTGGCCGTTGATCCATCGGGCAGCGGAGACGTCACGGCAAGCCACGTGAAGTGGAGTGCCGGCAAAGGGGTGCCGCTGCGTCCTGGTCCTGTGTTTATCGAAGACAAAATCTACATGCTGGATGACGACGGAGTCGTCTCTTGCCGCGATGCGAAATCAGGAGATGTCGATTGGATCAAACGGATCGGTGGCAATTACCGTGCCTCGCTCGTCTGCGCTGGTGAAAACCTATACGCATTTACCGACGACGGACACGCGACCGTGTTCAAAGCTTCGCCTGAGGAGTATATCGAGATCAGCCAGGCCGACTTCCCGTCGGGATTTCAGGCATCTGGCGTTCCCCTGGACGACTCACTCTACTTGAGAAGCGTCAAGGGACTTTACTGCTTTCGCAAGCCCAAGCCGTAG
- a CDS encoding Trx7/PDZ domain-containing (seleno)protein gives MNLISRFACALVIGLICGLPLLAEDGKLTREEKVLGDRQKVLSDGYWIYNGFEEGIKQAQETGKPMLVVLRCIPCEECVKLDEEIMEKDPVLRPLLDQYVRVRIVGTNGLDLDLFQYDYDQSFAVFLMNADKTIYGRFGTRSHRTDWTSDVSIEGLAKALDAGLKLHANYPNNKAFFIGKHGDKPLYASPEKFPSLKDKYTDTLNYEGDVVKSCIHCHQIGDAQKAVFRDRGKAIPDEYLFPYPHPKAIGMIIDPSEMNTLKEVTAGSIAEKAGLLAGDRVFALNGQVILSIADIQWVLHHAKDEDVVHAAIVRGEKRILKSIELPSGWRQQDDLSWRVGAWPMRAMVLGGMGLEEATQEQRERIGITDPNKMALRVRYVGRYNKHALAKNTGFRVDDIVVGFDGRDDLMRETDVLAYGAQNCMPDEKVKIDFFRGKKPMSLTLKMQN, from the coding sequence ATGAATCTCATCTCACGTTTCGCTTGCGCGCTGGTAATCGGTCTTATTTGCGGATTACCTCTGTTGGCGGAAGACGGAAAACTGACACGCGAAGAAAAGGTATTAGGGGACCGCCAGAAGGTCCTATCCGATGGCTATTGGATCTACAACGGATTTGAAGAAGGGATCAAGCAGGCCCAAGAAACGGGAAAACCAATGCTGGTCGTGTTGCGCTGCATTCCCTGCGAAGAGTGCGTCAAGCTCGACGAAGAAATCATGGAAAAGGACCCCGTCCTGAGGCCGCTGCTCGACCAATACGTTCGCGTGCGGATCGTTGGCACCAATGGGCTCGACTTGGATCTGTTTCAGTACGACTACGACCAATCCTTTGCCGTCTTTCTAATGAACGCCGACAAGACGATCTATGGCCGCTTCGGTACGCGTTCGCACCGCACCGACTGGACGAGCGATGTATCGATTGAAGGCCTAGCTAAGGCACTCGATGCAGGGCTGAAGCTGCACGCAAACTACCCCAACAATAAAGCCTTCTTCATTGGTAAACATGGCGACAAGCCGCTGTACGCCTCGCCTGAAAAGTTCCCTTCTTTGAAAGACAAATACACCGATACGCTGAACTACGAAGGGGACGTCGTCAAAAGCTGCATTCATTGCCACCAGATTGGAGACGCCCAGAAGGCCGTTTTCCGCGACCGCGGGAAGGCAATTCCCGACGAGTACCTCTTTCCGTACCCACATCCCAAGGCGATTGGGATGATTATCGATCCGAGCGAAATGAATACGCTGAAAGAGGTCACTGCCGGTTCGATCGCCGAGAAGGCTGGCCTTTTAGCCGGCGATCGCGTATTTGCGTTGAACGGACAAGTCATCCTGTCGATTGCCGACATCCAGTGGGTGCTGCATCATGCGAAGGACGAGGACGTCGTCCACGCGGCGATTGTCCGCGGCGAGAAACGTATCTTGAAATCGATCGAACTTCCCAGTGGCTGGCGGCAGCAGGACGACCTTTCCTGGCGTGTGGGTGCCTGGCCCATGCGGGCGATGGTTCTTGGCGGGATGGGTCTTGAAGAAGCCACCCAGGAACAACGTGAACGCATCGGAATTACCGATCCCAACAAGATGGCCCTGCGTGTTCGTTACGTGGGTCGCTACAACAAACATGCATTGGCCAAGAACACTGGGTTCCGGGTTGATGACATCGTGGTTGGTTTCGATGGACGTGACGACCTGATGCGCGAGACCGACGTGTTGGCCTACGGCGCCCAAAACTGCATGCCAGACGAAAAGGTGAAGATCGATTTCTTTCGAGGCAAAAAGCCTATGTCGCTTACTTTGAAAATGCAGAACTAA
- a CDS encoding 3-keto-disaccharide hydrolase → MRKSWLMLSLLLFCFTATVQAEEGWIELFNGKDLTGWTQKNGTATYEVKDGTVLGTTKTGSPNSFLCTDEEYGDFELEFDVKVHDRLNSGVQIRSQTKGNTNEGRVNGPQVEIESGPAEAGYIYGEATGRGWLTPEERLKKHPHFKNGEWNHYRVVANGPRIQTWINGEPIEDLTDEEIYKTHPKGFIGLQVHGIGKDQGPYTVQWKNIKLKKLDD, encoded by the coding sequence ATGCGAAAATCGTGGCTCATGCTCAGTCTGTTGCTGTTCTGTTTCACGGCAACGGTTCAGGCCGAAGAAGGTTGGATCGAACTGTTCAACGGCAAAGACCTCACCGGCTGGACGCAGAAGAACGGCACTGCGACCTATGAAGTGAAGGACGGCACGGTTCTCGGTACGACCAAAACCGGTAGCCCCAACTCGTTCCTTTGCACCGACGAAGAATACGGCGACTTTGAACTCGAGTTCGACGTCAAGGTTCACGACCGGCTGAACTCAGGCGTGCAGATCCGCTCCCAAACCAAAGGCAATACCAACGAAGGTCGCGTGAACGGACCTCAGGTAGAAATCGAATCTGGTCCTGCTGAAGCTGGCTACATCTATGGTGAAGCAACCGGTCGTGGTTGGTTGACTCCTGAAGAACGCCTCAAGAAGCATCCGCACTTTAAAAACGGGGAGTGGAATCACTACCGTGTCGTTGCCAATGGCCCACGCATCCAAACTTGGATCAACGGCGAGCCCATCGAAGATCTGACCGACGAAGAGATTTACAAGACGCATCCAAAAGGTTTCATTGGTCTGCAAGTTCATGGCATTGGCAAAGACCAAGGTCCCTACACGGTGCAATGGAAGAACATCAAGTTGAAGAAGCTCGACGACTAG
- a CDS encoding PA0069 family radical SAM protein yields the protein MESARKAVGRGTNENPTNRFERLSVARDLEHLDPSDTEEFTPRKVPTEYFADVTQSLITKNDSPDIPFTYSLNPYRGCAHGCSYCYARPYHEFLGFSSGLDFETKIMVKRDAPHLFRNFLRKPIWKSEVIAMSGVTDCYQPAEREFEVTRGCLEVALEARQPLGIITKNALVLRDIDLIAEMAAHNLICVNLSITSLDQKLTRLMEPRTSSPAARLTAVEQLTTAGVPVNVMVAPIVPGLNDTEIPAILEAVAKRGALSAGYTLLRLPHAVKEIFVTWLDEHLPEHAERVRSRIEACRGGKLTDSRWGSRMRGEGVIATTIAKTFSLFQRRYGLEQRRIALDTSHFRGPGENGKSQLRMF from the coding sequence ATGGAATCTGCCCGAAAAGCCGTGGGACGTGGGACCAATGAGAACCCCACCAATCGATTCGAGCGTCTGAGCGTTGCGCGCGATCTGGAACATCTTGATCCATCTGATACTGAGGAGTTCACCCCTCGTAAAGTACCGACCGAGTATTTTGCCGACGTGACGCAGTCGCTCATCACAAAGAACGACAGTCCCGATATTCCGTTCACCTACAGTTTGAATCCTTACCGGGGCTGTGCGCACGGGTGTAGTTATTGCTATGCCCGGCCGTATCACGAGTTCCTGGGCTTCAGCAGCGGGCTCGATTTCGAGACCAAGATTATGGTCAAGCGAGATGCCCCGCATCTGTTTCGAAATTTCCTTCGCAAACCAATCTGGAAAAGCGAAGTGATCGCCATGTCAGGCGTGACCGATTGTTACCAACCGGCCGAGCGCGAGTTTGAGGTCACGCGGGGATGCCTCGAAGTCGCACTCGAAGCACGGCAACCGCTCGGGATCATTACCAAGAATGCATTGGTCCTGCGCGATATCGACTTGATTGCGGAGATGGCCGCGCACAACCTGATTTGCGTGAATCTGAGTATAACCTCGCTCGATCAGAAACTAACGCGGCTGATGGAGCCCCGAACTTCAAGCCCCGCGGCCCGGCTAACCGCGGTCGAACAATTGACCACGGCCGGAGTGCCGGTGAATGTAATGGTCGCGCCCATCGTGCCCGGCCTGAACGATACCGAGATCCCAGCGATTCTCGAAGCGGTAGCCAAACGAGGAGCACTTAGCGCAGGGTACACGCTTCTGCGGTTGCCGCACGCGGTAAAAGAGATCTTCGTTACCTGGCTCGACGAACACTTGCCCGAGCACGCGGAGCGGGTTCGTTCACGAATTGAAGCCTGTCGCGGGGGAAAACTTACCGATTCGCGTTGGGGATCGAGGATGCGTGGAGAGGGTGTTATCGCAACGACGATCGCTAAGACATTCTCCTTGTTTCAGCGTCGTTATGGTCTGGAGCAGCGTAGAATCGCGTTAGACACATCGCACTTTCGCGGCCCTGGCGAAAACGGAAAATCACAACTTCGGATGTTCTAA
- a CDS encoding SMP-30/gluconolactonase/LRE family protein, producing MQTYTAQCVLDIQATLGEGPSWDAATGKLLWVDIENSLVNRFDPATGNNEAWTVEKECSFAIASSKGDIIVGTREGIVRLNPETGQVTKVANPDTNSDTNRFNDGKCDPKGRLFAGTISDTRTPGDANCYRFDSQFHYETVVPGVVNSNGLCWSPDHKLFYYIDTATRKIDAFDYEIETGQISNRRTVVDIPESLGIGKPDGMTIDSGGMLWTGMWGGASVCRWNPQTGELIGKIEISCPNVTSCCFGGENLDQLYITTPRKGLSDEQLKQFPQAGGIFLCQPGVSGAVTYPFAS from the coding sequence ATGCAGACATACACAGCTCAGTGCGTCCTCGATATTCAAGCCACGCTCGGGGAAGGTCCTTCCTGGGATGCCGCGACCGGAAAGCTGTTATGGGTCGATATCGAGAACAGCCTGGTGAATCGCTTCGATCCAGCAACTGGCAACAACGAGGCCTGGACCGTCGAGAAGGAGTGCAGCTTTGCGATTGCCTCCTCAAAAGGGGACATCATTGTCGGCACACGCGAGGGAATCGTGCGCCTGAATCCTGAGACAGGCCAGGTCACCAAAGTGGCCAACCCAGACACCAACTCGGATACTAACCGTTTTAACGACGGGAAATGCGACCCAAAGGGCAGATTGTTCGCCGGTACGATCTCGGACACTCGCACTCCAGGCGATGCCAATTGTTACCGCTTTGATAGCCAGTTTCATTACGAAACGGTCGTGCCTGGCGTGGTGAATAGTAACGGACTTTGCTGGTCGCCTGATCATAAGTTGTTCTATTACATCGATACAGCCACACGCAAAATTGACGCATTCGACTACGAGATCGAGACCGGCCAGATTTCCAATCGTCGAACCGTGGTCGATATTCCCGAGTCGCTGGGAATCGGCAAACCGGACGGAATGACGATCGACAGCGGGGGGATGCTCTGGACCGGGATGTGGGGTGGCGCTTCGGTATGCCGCTGGAATCCGCAGACAGGAGAGCTTATCGGGAAGATTGAAATCTCCTGTCCGAACGTCACTTCCTGCTGCTTCGGAGGCGAGAACCTCGATCAGCTCTACATCACCACGCCACGCAAAGGCCTAAGCGACGAGCAACTCAAGCAATTTCCTCAAGCAGGCGGTATCTTCCTTTGTCAGCCAGGGGTAAGTGGGGCGGTGACCTATCCATTCGCTAGTTAA
- a CDS encoding 3'(2'),5'-bisphosphate nucleotidase — protein MADSHYTEELRVAVQAVVEASKICRHIQSTEDFAELSKTDRSPVTVADFGSQAIVCKAISEAFPDDPMIAEEDSAALRLPDQVSVLNRVVKEVAKVVPDASQEQVLAWIDHGISRDPAPRTWTLDPIDGTKGFLRNEQYAIALALLIDGQVKVAALACPNLGTIESDEIGYLFTAVRGEGAYVSSLSDPTDRTRISTSGCIIGRDARFCESVESGHSDHSWSSEIAHELGISRDSVRLDSQAKYAVVARGEAEIYLRLPTKPGYVEKIWDHAAGSLVIEEAGGTVTDIHGHPLDFSRGALLSENQGIIATNGPLHAAVATAMKNANS, from the coding sequence ATGGCCGATAGCCACTATACCGAGGAACTTCGCGTCGCCGTCCAGGCCGTCGTTGAAGCCAGCAAGATCTGTCGCCATATTCAGTCGACCGAAGACTTTGCGGAGTTGTCTAAGACCGACCGCAGCCCGGTCACCGTCGCTGACTTCGGCAGTCAGGCCATCGTCTGCAAGGCGATCTCTGAGGCCTTCCCCGACGACCCCATGATCGCCGAAGAAGACTCGGCCGCACTACGATTACCCGATCAGGTTTCGGTTCTTAATCGGGTGGTGAAAGAAGTCGCCAAGGTGGTGCCTGACGCATCACAAGAACAAGTTCTTGCTTGGATCGATCATGGCATCTCGCGCGATCCAGCACCACGGACATGGACCCTCGACCCGATCGACGGTACCAAGGGATTCCTGCGAAACGAACAGTATGCGATTGCATTGGCACTGCTGATCGACGGCCAGGTGAAGGTCGCGGCCCTAGCTTGCCCGAACCTGGGCACGATCGAAAGCGACGAAATCGGCTATCTCTTTACCGCCGTACGGGGTGAAGGTGCCTACGTTTCTTCGCTGTCGGATCCAACCGATCGCACTCGTATTTCCACATCGGGATGCATCATCGGGCGAGACGCACGGTTCTGCGAGTCGGTAGAATCGGGGCACAGTGATCATAGCTGGTCGTCGGAAATCGCTCACGAACTCGGGATCTCGCGTGATTCGGTGCGGCTTGATAGCCAAGCCAAATATGCCGTCGTGGCCCGAGGAGAAGCTGAGATCTATCTGCGTCTACCCACCAAACCTGGCTACGTCGAAAAGATCTGGGACCACGCGGCAGGATCGCTGGTCATCGAAGAAGCTGGCGGAACGGTCACGGACATCCACGGCCATCCTCTCGACTTTTCGCGCGGAGCGCTACTTTCCGAAAACCAGGGCATTATCGCGACTAATGGCCCACTCCACGCGGCAGTGGCCACCGCCATGAAGAATGCGAATTCCTGA
- a CDS encoding Rieske (2Fe-2S) protein — translation MSQFVQLATLIDLPDQGGRLVIVDQQWIGLFKTDDGIFAIDAMCPHAGANLAKGSVCDGVVACPVHHWRFRLSDGKYLDADAERFHAKIYTVRTEGEHVLVELPTVPSSIRLI, via the coding sequence GTGTCTCAGTTCGTTCAACTCGCCACGCTGATCGACCTTCCCGACCAAGGAGGAAGGTTGGTGATTGTGGATCAGCAGTGGATTGGGTTATTCAAGACCGACGACGGTATCTTCGCCATCGATGCGATGTGCCCTCATGCCGGGGCCAACCTCGCGAAGGGAAGCGTTTGCGACGGCGTCGTTGCTTGCCCGGTGCACCACTGGCGTTTTCGACTTTCCGATGGGAAGTATCTCGACGCCGATGCCGAGCGATTCCATGCGAAGATCTACACCGTGCGCACCGAAGGCGAGCACGTCTTGGTCGAACTGCCAACCGTACCCAGTTCAATACGTCTCATTTAA
- a CDS encoding 3-deoxy-7-phosphoheptulonate synthase — protein sequence MHQTDNINVHRIEKLAPPTEIKREFPISEAAQDFVFDSRQHIQKILAGDEDRLIAVVGPCSIHNVDMAIEYGTRLKKLSDKVSETMLVVMRVYFEKPRTTVGWKGLINDPHLNDTFDMVEGYRLARKLLLTLAEMGIPAASEALEPITPQYIADLISLASIGARTTESPTHRQMASGLSMPIGFKNGTDGDLQIALDAMTSSNAPHSFLGIDPEGATCVVHSKGNPWGHLILRGGRSGPNYSRESVAEAIAALEKRNLPARLLVDCSHGNSLKDHTRQAGVFRDVLDQRMAGSRAIAGVMLESNLMPGNQKLTDDPSKLEYGVSITDACIGWDETEELLLEANERLKSLVSA from the coding sequence ATGCACCAGACCGACAACATCAACGTTCACCGAATTGAAAAGCTGGCTCCACCCACGGAGATCAAGCGTGAGTTTCCAATTTCGGAGGCCGCCCAGGACTTTGTTTTCGATTCGCGACAGCATATCCAAAAGATTTTGGCAGGGGATGAGGATCGCTTGATTGCCGTGGTGGGCCCGTGCTCGATTCACAATGTCGATATGGCCATCGAATACGGCACGCGGCTGAAGAAGCTTTCCGATAAAGTTTCCGAGACCATGCTCGTCGTCATGCGAGTTTATTTCGAGAAGCCTCGTACGACCGTCGGATGGAAAGGGCTGATCAACGATCCGCACCTGAACGATACGTTCGACATGGTCGAAGGTTACCGCCTGGCTCGCAAACTGCTGCTGACCCTCGCCGAGATGGGCATTCCGGCCGCCAGCGAAGCCCTGGAGCCGATCACTCCGCAGTACATCGCCGACCTGATTTCGTTGGCCTCGATCGGTGCCCGAACGACCGAATCTCCCACGCATCGTCAGATGGCCAGTGGATTGTCGATGCCGATCGGCTTCAAAAATGGCACCGATGGCGACTTGCAGATCGCCCTCGACGCGATGACGTCCTCCAACGCACCGCACAGTTTCCTGGGCATCGACCCGGAAGGAGCCACCTGCGTGGTTCACTCAAAGGGAAATCCTTGGGGGCATTTGATTCTGCGTGGCGGGCGATCCGGTCCGAACTACTCGCGGGAGTCGGTGGCGGAAGCGATCGCTGCTCTGGAAAAACGCAATTTGCCGGCTCGCCTGTTGGTCGATTGCAGCCACGGTAATTCGCTAAAGGATCACACCCGTCAGGCCGGCGTCTTCCGGGATGTGCTCGATCAACGGATGGCCGGAAGTCGGGCCATCGCTGGCGTGATGCTGGAAAGCAATCTCATGCCGGGCAATCAAAAGTTGACCGATGATCCGAGCAAGCTGGAGTATGGCGTTTCGATCACCGATGCGTGCATTGGCTGGGACGAGACCGAAGAACTGCTGCTCGAAGCAAACGAACGTCTCAAGTCGCTGGTCTCTGCCTAA